The Pseudomonas aeruginosa genome includes the window GCCCCGGACGATGCGGTCCTGGCTGGTCAGGTCATAGGACTTGACCGATCCCGGCGTCGCCTCGACTTCGGTTTCCACCAGGCCATCGTCGACGCCGTGCAACAGCGCGTCGATTTCATCCTGGGAAAGCAGATCTTGCACGGCCATGGGATACCTACTGCAGCACGAAATTGGTGAACAACACTTGTTCGATAGCCAGTTGGCCGGTTTCCTTCTTGGCCAGTTCCTGCAATCCGGCGGTCGCCTGCTGGCGGAGCATTTCCTTGCCCACCGGAGTCACCAGCGAGTCGAAACTCTGACTCGAGAACAGCATCACCAGTTTATTGCGAACCAGCGGCATGTGCTCGCGCAATGCGTCCATCTGCGCCTTGTCGCGCCCCATCAACGCGACGCCGACCTGCATGTAGCGCTGCCGGCCGTTCTGGTTGAAGTTGACGACGAAGGCCGGCG containing:
- the fliL gene encoding flagellar basal body-associated protein FliL — translated: MAKKEATPADAGAPSGGKSKLKLILLIVVGLLLAIGLSVGGTWFFLSKSLKAEKTEEVASEAAKPGKQPALYEILAPAFVVNFNQNGRQRYMQVGVALMGRDKAQMDALREHMPLVRNKLVMLFSSQSFDSLVTPVGKEMLRQQATAGLQELAKKETGQLAIEQVLFTNFVLQ